The Undibacterium cyanobacteriorum genomic sequence GAACAGCGCCGTTTCAAAATAGATCGATAAAAGTTCTAAAAACCGGTAATTAAAATAAGTAAGCTTACTAAGCTAAATAAGCCAAATAAGCTAAATAAATTCGAGCCCAAACAAGCTTTGTTTGGGCTTTTTTTGGGCTCACTTAATTCTGAGCGCTAAGATTTAGAATCGCGATCCGCATCCGCATCGAGCTGACGCAGATAATTGAGCTTCTCAGCGATCTTGATTTCCAAACCGCGCGGCACAGGTTGATACCAGCTCACCTCTTCCAGGCCTTCTGGCATATACGTTTCACCCGCCGCATACGCATTTGGCTCATCGTGCGCATAACGGTACAGTTTGCCGTAACCCAATTCCTTCATGAGTTTGGTCGGTGCATTGCGAAGATGTTCGGGTACTGGACGTGTCTTATCTTTTGCCACGAAAGCCCGCGCCTCTTTATAAGCCATGTAAACGGCATTCGATTTTGCAGCACAAGCCAAATATACCACCGCCTCCGCCAATGCTAATTCGCCTTCGGGCGAGCCCAAACGCTCATAGGTCTCTGCTGCATCGAGCGTAATGCGCAAAGCACGAGGATCGGCCAGACCGATATCCTCACTCGCCATCCGAATAATCCGTCGCGCCAAATAACGCGGATCGGTGCCACCATCGAGCATGCGTACCAACCAATACAAAGCCGCATCGGGATTCGAACCACGTACCGATTTATGCAATGCCGAAATTTGATCGTAAAAAGCATCACCGCCTTTATCGAAGCGACGCAAGGCATCACCAAGGCATTCTGCCAAAAGATTAGTATCAACTTCACGAACTTGCTTGACCTGCGCAGCGCGTGCTGTGATATCGAGATTATTCAACAGCTTACGTCCATCGCCATCGGCACTAGCGATCAAACTCGATTTTGCCTCTGCTGTAAATTGCAGACCGCCAAGTTCACGCGTACAAGCACGATCAACCAATTGTTCGAGG encodes the following:
- a CDS encoding replication-associated recombination protein A, with translation MFGAEQSAYQPLAERLRPATIDDVIGQQHLLGSGKPLRVAFESGEPHSMLLWGPPGVGKTTLARLMAQAFNAEFIALSAVLSGVKDIRDAVERAEFIRASMQRRTILFVDEVHRFNKSQQDAFLPHVESGLFSFIGATTENPSFEVNSALLSRSAVYVLKSLTESDLEQLVDRACTRELGGLQFTAEAKSSLIASADGDGRKLLNNLDITARAAQVKQVREVDTNLLAECLGDALRRFDKGGDAFYDQISALHKSVRGSNPDAALYWLVRMLDGGTDPRYLARRIIRMASEDIGLADPRALRITLDAAETYERLGSPEGELALAEAVVYLACAAKSNAVYMAYKEARAFVAKDKTRPVPEHLRNAPTKLMKELGYGKLYRYAHDEPNAYAAGETYMPEGLEEVSWYQPVPRGLEIKIAEKLNYLRQLDADADRDSKS